From Vicingus serpentipes, the proteins below share one genomic window:
- the hisB gene encoding bifunctional histidinol-phosphatase/imidazoleglycerol-phosphate dehydratase HisB: MKKVLFIDRDGTIVIEPPVDYQLDSLEKLEFYPGAFRWLSRIAEELDFELVMVTNQDGLGTSSFPEETFWPAQNKVVEAFENEGVCFKEVLIDKSFPADNASTRKPKTGMLTSYMNGSYDLKNSFVIGDRLTDIELADNLGAKGILLSNDEILNYNKKDVEVLKTDSWRVVYEFLKLADRTAEVSRKTNETDILIRLNLDGKGVSDISTGIVFFDHMLEQISRHGNLDLTVKVKGDLEVDEHHTIEDTAIALGEVFNKALFNKLGIERYGFCLPMDDCLAQVAIDFGGRNWLEWEAEFKREMVGKMPTEMFFHFFKSFTDGAKCNLNVKAEGVNEHHKIEAIFKAFAKAIKMAKKRDVNNMQLPSTKGVL; encoded by the coding sequence ATGAAAAAGGTATTATTTATTGATAGAGATGGAACTATAGTTATTGAACCGCCTGTTGATTATCAGTTAGATAGTTTGGAAAAATTAGAGTTTTACCCAGGGGCTTTTAGGTGGTTGAGTAGAATTGCAGAAGAGTTGGATTTTGAATTGGTTATGGTTACTAATCAAGATGGATTAGGGACTAGTTCTTTTCCAGAAGAAACCTTTTGGCCAGCTCAAAACAAGGTTGTTGAAGCTTTTGAAAATGAGGGGGTTTGTTTTAAAGAAGTGTTGATTGATAAATCATTTCCTGCAGATAATGCATCAACAAGAAAGCCTAAGACAGGAATGCTTACTTCCTATATGAATGGGAGCTATGATTTAAAAAATTCTTTTGTGATTGGCGATCGATTAACAGATATTGAGTTGGCAGATAATTTAGGAGCAAAAGGAATATTATTAAGTAACGATGAGATTTTAAATTACAATAAGAAAGATGTTGAAGTATTGAAAACAGATAGTTGGAGAGTGGTTTATGAGTTTTTAAAATTAGCAGATAGAACAGCTGAAGTTTCAAGGAAAACCAATGAAACAGATATTTTAATTCGATTAAACCTTGACGGGAAGGGTGTTTCAGATATATCAACAGGAATTGTGTTTTTTGATCACATGTTAGAGCAAATTTCAAGGCATGGCAATCTAGATTTAACGGTTAAGGTAAAGGGAGATTTAGAGGTAGATGAACATCATACTATTGAAGATACTGCAATCGCTTTAGGAGAAGTGTTTAATAAAGCGTTGTTCAATAAACTAGGAATTGAACGCTATGGGTTTTGCTTACCTATGGATGATTGCTTGGCTCAGGTCGCAATTGATTTTGGGGGTAGAAATTGGTTGGAATGGGAGGCTGAATTTAAAAGAGAGATGGTAGGCAAAATGCCAACAGAAATGTTTTTTCACTTTTTTAAATCATTTACTGATGGAGCTAAATGTAACTTGAATGTAAAGGCTGAGGGTGTAAATGAGCATCATAAAATTGAAGCTATTTTTAAAGCTTTTGCAAAAGCAATTAAAATGGCAAAAAAGAGAGATGTAAATAATATGCAGTTACCGTCAACTAAAGGTGTTTTGTAG
- the hisC gene encoding histidinol-phosphate transaminase, translated as MDINKLVRKNVLAMKPYSSARDEFDGVEGLFLDANENPYSNGVNRYPDPYQRKLKEVIASQKHLLHENILLGNGSDEVLDLLFRAFCEPKKENIVITAPSYGMYKVLANLNDVLANEVLYESDFSLDADKIIAATNKNTKLIILCSPNNPTGNSIELDVIEKVLNNTNCLVVVDEAYIDFSTKNSCIKSLNKYNQLIVIQTLSKYFGMAGIRLGMCFANKDVITVLNRIKPPYNINVLTQQKAVDLLENVDLGYRREVIQERENLSKEISKLNYVEKVYPSEANFLLVKTTNANWVYDELVNQQIIIRNRTNEKLCKDCVRISIGTKQENEILLNALNKINS; from the coding sequence ATGGATATTAATAAATTAGTTAGGAAGAATGTGTTGGCAATGAAGCCGTATTCTTCAGCTAGAGATGAGTTTGATGGGGTTGAAGGACTTTTTTTGGATGCAAATGAGAATCCATATTCAAATGGTGTTAATCGGTATCCAGATCCTTATCAAAGAAAATTAAAAGAAGTAATTGCAAGTCAAAAGCATCTTTTGCATGAGAACATCTTGCTAGGTAATGGTAGTGATGAAGTGTTGGATTTGTTGTTTAGAGCTTTTTGTGAGCCTAAAAAAGAGAATATTGTAATTACTGCTCCAAGTTATGGAATGTATAAGGTGTTAGCTAATTTAAATGATGTTCTAGCAAACGAGGTGCTTTATGAATCAGATTTTAGTTTAGATGCCGATAAAATTATTGCGGCAACAAATAAAAATACAAAACTGATTATTTTGTGTTCGCCTAATAATCCAACGGGTAATTCTATTGAGTTAGATGTAATAGAAAAGGTTTTGAATAATACAAATTGTTTAGTGGTTGTAGATGAAGCTTATATTGATTTTTCAACTAAAAATAGTTGTATTAAAAGTTTAAATAAATATAATCAATTAATTGTTATACAAACACTTTCAAAATATTTTGGTATGGCTGGAATTAGGTTGGGAATGTGCTTTGCGAATAAGGATGTGATAACTGTTTTAAATAGAATTAAACCACCTTATAATATAAATGTGCTTACACAACAAAAGGCAGTTGATTTATTAGAAAATGTTGATTTAGGTTATAGGAGAGAAGTTATTCAAGAGAGAGAAAATCTTTCTAAAGAGATATCGAAATTAAACTATGTTGAGAAAGTTTATCCAAGTGAAGCTAATTTTTTATTGGTGAAAACTACAAATGCTAATTGGGTTTATGATGAGTTAGTGAATCAGCAGATTATAATTAGAAATAGAACCAACGAGAAATTGTGTAAAGACTGTGTTCGTATTTCAATTGGTACAAAGCAAGAAAATGAAATATTGTTAAATGCATTAAATAAAATAAATAGTTGA
- the hisD gene encoding histidinol dehydrogenase gives MKKYIEPKNIIWQELLNRPEVKKEDLSQLVKEIFNDVRLNGDEAIIKNTALFDKVKLDDFKVSDEEVRESSKNVRLDLKQAILVAKSNIEKFHRSQIVNTQIVETANGVKCWQESRAIEKVGLYIPGGSAPLFSTVLMLAVPAVLAGCKEIVLCTPPNKEGKIADEILYAADLVGVTQIFKVGGIQAIAGLTYGTETIPKVYKIFGPGNQYVTAAKMEAFGCGVAIDMPAGPSELLVVADDSAVPKFVAADLLSQAEHGADSQVVCVATNKILLDDIEKELLAQLEELPRKEIASQALLNSKLIVISAKEKIIEFVNEYAPEHLILAVEDEVYFCENTINAGSIFIGNYTPESAGDYASGTNHTLPTNGFSRSFSGVNMDAFVKKVTFQKITKEGILNLGSSIELMAEAELLQAHKNAVTVRLNELNK, from the coding sequence ATAAAAAAATACATTGAGCCAAAAAATATAATTTGGCAAGAATTATTAAATAGGCCTGAGGTTAAAAAAGAGGATTTGTCGCAATTGGTAAAAGAAATTTTTAATGATGTAAGGTTGAATGGAGATGAAGCGATAATTAAAAATACAGCTCTTTTTGATAAGGTTAAATTGGATGATTTTAAAGTTTCTGATGAAGAAGTTAGAGAGTCTTCTAAGAATGTGAGGCTTGATTTAAAGCAAGCAATTCTGGTTGCGAAGTCGAATATTGAAAAATTTCACAGATCTCAAATTGTAAATACTCAAATTGTCGAAACTGCCAATGGTGTAAAGTGTTGGCAAGAATCTCGAGCAATTGAGAAAGTGGGCTTGTATATTCCTGGGGGGTCAGCACCTTTGTTTTCCACTGTTTTGATGTTAGCTGTTCCGGCAGTTTTAGCTGGCTGTAAAGAAATTGTTTTGTGTACGCCCCCAAATAAAGAGGGAAAGATTGCTGATGAAATTCTTTATGCGGCTGATTTAGTTGGAGTAACTCAAATTTTTAAAGTAGGAGGCATACAAGCTATAGCAGGTTTGACATACGGAACAGAGACTATTCCAAAAGTTTATAAAATTTTTGGACCAGGAAACCAATATGTTACAGCTGCAAAAATGGAAGCTTTTGGATGTGGTGTTGCAATAGATATGCCGGCAGGGCCATCTGAGCTTTTAGTTGTTGCTGATGATTCAGCAGTGCCAAAATTTGTTGCAGCTGATTTGCTGTCTCAGGCAGAGCATGGGGCTGATAGTCAGGTAGTTTGTGTGGCTACAAACAAAATATTGTTAGATGATATAGAAAAAGAGCTGTTAGCCCAATTGGAAGAGTTGCCTAGAAAAGAAATTGCAAGTCAAGCATTATTAAACTCTAAGCTGATAGTAATTAGTGCTAAGGAAAAAATTATAGAATTTGTAAATGAATATGCACCTGAACATTTAATTTTAGCAGTAGAAGATGAAGTGTATTTTTGTGAAAACACTATAAATGCAGGGTCTATTTTTATTGGTAATTACACCCCAGAAAGTGCAGGGGATTATGCTTCGGGTACTAATCATACTTTGCCAACTAATGGATTTTCAAGGTCTTTTAGTGGGGTGAATATGGATGCTTTTGTAAAGAAAGTTACTTTTCAAAAAATTACTAAAGAGGGTATTCTGAATTTAGGAAGTTCGATAGAGTTAATGGCAGAAGCAGAATTGCTGCAAGCACACAAAAATGCAGTGACTGTTAGGTTAAATGAATTAAATAAATAG
- the hisG gene encoding ATP phosphoribosyltransferase, with amino-acid sequence MSKLKIAIQKSGRLNEDTIQLLKDCGVSIENGIDQLKATASNFPLEVLFLRNSDIPQYLADGVVDVAIIGENTILEKNPKLNVVEYLGFSKCRLSIATPKGVLYSNIKNLEGKKIATSYPNTLMRYLKENNVNAELHEISGSVEIAPNIGLADAICDLVSSGSTLFKNGLEEKEVILKSEACLVVSPVISKENQLILNKLQFRIQSVLRARKSKYILLNAPNDKIEAISNILPVLKSPTVLPLAEEGWSSLHSVIDKDKFWEVIDELKLNGAEGILIVPIEKMVF; translated from the coding sequence ATGAGTAAACTAAAAATTGCCATTCAAAAGTCAGGAAGATTAAATGAAGATACCATACAGCTTTTAAAAGACTGTGGTGTATCAATTGAAAATGGTATTGATCAATTAAAAGCTACAGCTTCTAACTTCCCATTAGAGGTCTTATTTTTAAGAAATTCAGATATTCCTCAGTATTTAGCTGATGGAGTTGTAGATGTTGCTATAATAGGCGAAAATACAATCTTAGAGAAAAATCCAAAATTAAATGTGGTTGAGTATTTAGGGTTTTCAAAATGCCGACTTTCTATAGCAACTCCTAAAGGTGTATTATATTCAAATATAAAAAATCTTGAGGGTAAAAAAATTGCAACATCATACCCTAATACATTGATGAGGTATTTAAAAGAAAACAATGTAAATGCTGAGTTACATGAAATATCAGGATCAGTAGAAATAGCTCCAAATATTGGTTTAGCTGATGCGATTTGTGATTTAGTTAGTTCTGGTTCAACTTTATTTAAAAATGGGTTAGAAGAAAAAGAAGTGATTTTAAAATCAGAAGCTTGTTTGGTAGTATCTCCAGTTATTTCAAAAGAAAATCAACTAATTCTTAATAAGCTTCAATTTAGAATACAGTCTGTGTTAAGGGCGAGAAAATCAAAATACATTTTGTTAAATGCGCCAAATGATAAGATTGAAGCCATTAGTAATATTTTGCCAGTTTTAAAAAGCCCTACAGTTTTACCTTTGGCAGAAGAAGGGTGGAGTTCTTTGCACTCAGTTATTGATAAGGATAAATTTTGGGAGGTGATTGATGAGTTGAAGCTAAATGGAGCAGAAGGAATATTGATTGTTCCAATTGAAAAAATGGTATTTTAA